One segment of Nitrospirota bacterium DNA contains the following:
- a CDS encoding sensor domain-containing diguanylate cyclase codes for MNKVFYIGSVGIKRVLEELLLDQGSILFRFRSIGTIRYRAEDSPDLLIIEAAQRREPSFKEFLLRFRETPKIVLSETPTFSGISVWLKSDLVCPLYSPTAKELEFALKKILHEKELLTENRNLKQRLSTTKKELDFFEEVSKTLTSAVELNEVLGMIMKKAKPLIKAEAWSILLLDDETGELVFEKTAGKKEGRKKIKKERLKRGEGIAGWVAQEKVPVVVPDVSKDPRFSRRIDKETDFKTKSIMCVPIMNKGVILGVLEVVNKTTSDPFTKEDLDLVLRIVDHAAIAIERSALYQKMTEMSITDDLTKLFNTRYLNRSLDLEISRATRHHTSLSLIFMDVDHFKLINDSYGHLVGSKLLVEMGQLLLKSLRTVDIVARYGGDEFVMVLPQTAPKNASQIAERIRRSIEHNVFLKRDGYSFKMTASFGVASYPESAKSKEELLKLADDAMYRVKNQTRNGVYAIV; via the coding sequence ATGAATAAGGTTTTCTATATTGGCTCCGTCGGCATCAAGAGGGTTCTTGAAGAACTCCTTCTTGACCAGGGGTCAATTCTTTTTCGTTTTCGTTCGATCGGCACCATACGCTATCGTGCAGAAGACAGTCCTGATCTGCTGATTATCGAGGCAGCGCAGCGCAGGGAGCCGTCTTTCAAAGAGTTTCTTTTGAGGTTCAGGGAGACACCCAAGATCGTCCTTTCGGAGACCCCTACTTTTTCCGGCATCTCTGTCTGGCTGAAGTCTGATCTTGTCTGTCCTCTTTACTCTCCCACGGCAAAGGAGCTTGAATTCGCACTGAAGAAGATTCTGCACGAAAAAGAGCTGCTGACGGAAAACCGAAATCTCAAACAAAGACTTTCGACCACAAAGAAAGAGCTGGATTTTTTTGAAGAGGTGAGCAAGACGCTTACTTCAGCAGTTGAACTCAATGAAGTGCTCGGCATGATCATGAAAAAGGCCAAACCACTTATCAAGGCAGAGGCGTGGTCAATCCTCCTCCTTGATGACGAAACCGGCGAACTCGTCTTTGAGAAGACGGCAGGGAAGAAGGAAGGCAGAAAAAAGATCAAAAAGGAACGACTCAAGAGGGGAGAAGGCATTGCCGGTTGGGTCGCTCAGGAAAAGGTACCGGTTGTGGTGCCCGATGTGTCAAAAGACCCCCGTTTCAGCCGGAGAATCGACAAGGAAACCGATTTCAAAACGAAATCCATCATGTGCGTGCCCATCATGAATAAGGGTGTCATTCTCGGCGTGCTGGAAGTAGTAAACAAGACGACCAGCGACCCGTTTACCAAAGAAGATCTTGATCTTGTGCTGCGCATTGTTGACCATGCTGCTATTGCGATTGAACGGTCTGCCCTCTATCAGAAAATGACAGAGATGTCCATAACGGATGATCTTACAAAACTCTTTAATACGCGCTATCTCAACCGCTCCCTCGACCTTGAAATATCACGGGCGACCCGCCACCATACGTCTCTTTCCCTTATTTTTATGGACGTTGACCACTTCAAGCTGATCAATGACAGCTATGGCCATCTGGTCGGCAGCAAGCTCCTTGTGGAGATGGGCCAGCTGCTTCTGAAAAGCCTGAGGACCGTGGATATCGTTGCCCGCTACGGAGGGGATGAATTCGTTATGGTCCTTCCCCAGACAGCGCCCAAAAATGCGAGTCAGATAGCAGAAAGGATACGAAGGTCTATTGAACATAATGTTTTTCTCAAAAGAGACGGTTACTCATTCAAGATGACGGCAAGCTTTGGCGTGGCCTCTTACCCTGAAAGTGCAAAATCAAAGGAAGAGCTATTAAAGCTCGCCGATGACGCGATGTACAGGGTCAAAAATCAGACAAGAAATGGCGTTTATGCTATAGTATAG
- the mdh gene encoding malate dehydrogenase, which translates to MKTRITIIGAGNVGATTAELIARDGLADVVLFDIHEGIAKGKALDMTEACPLWNSPSTVTGTNIFEETAESDIIIITAGFPRKPGMSRDDLLHANAEVITSVTEGTVAYSPGSIIIVVTNPMDVMAYAAMKVSGFPGQRVIGMGGVLDSSRFRTFVAKEFGVSAEDVEALVLGGHGDQMVPLPRFTTVKGIPIPELIGNDRIAQLIERTRNGGAEIVGLLKTGSAYYAPAASAVQMAKSILFDEKRLLPCSAHLDGQYGISGIFLGVPAILGKSGIEKIVDLHLTEEELAMFHKSASAVKSMIETLKPA; encoded by the coding sequence ATGAAAACCAGGATAACCATTATTGGTGCAGGAAACGTCGGAGCAACAACTGCAGAGCTTATCGCACGGGATGGGCTGGCTGATGTTGTCCTCTTTGATATTCACGAGGGCATTGCCAAGGGCAAGGCACTTGATATGACGGAGGCCTGCCCGCTCTGGAATTCACCATCAACCGTAACCGGTACGAATATATTTGAAGAGACGGCAGAATCTGACATCATTATAATTACAGCCGGATTCCCCCGTAAGCCGGGGATGAGCAGAGATGATCTGCTTCATGCCAATGCCGAGGTTATTACATCTGTAACAGAGGGCACCGTAGCATATTCTCCCGGCAGCATAATTATCGTTGTTACTAATCCGATGGATGTTATGGCATATGCCGCCATGAAAGTGTCGGGATTCCCTGGTCAGCGGGTGATTGGCATGGGAGGAGTGCTCGATTCTTCACGGTTCCGGACATTTGTAGCAAAGGAGTTCGGTGTTTCTGCTGAAGACGTGGAGGCGCTTGTTCTTGGTGGTCACGGAGACCAGATGGTCCCCCTTCCCCGTTTTACGACCGTGAAGGGGATTCCAATACCAGAACTGATCGGCAATGACAGGATTGCGCAACTCATCGAACGCACCCGTAATGGCGGAGCGGAAATCGTTGGGCTCCTCAAGACCGGCAGTGCCTATTACGCTCCTGCCGCTTCAGCGGTCCAGATGGCAAAATCAATCCTTTTTGATGAAAAGAGATTGCTGCCCTGCTCTGCGCACCTCGATGGCCAATACGGTATTTCCGGAATTTTTCTGGGTGTTCCTGCAATACTGGGAAAGAGCGGTATTGAAAAAATAGTAGACCTTCATCTTACGGAAGAAGAGTTGGCCATGTTTCATAAATCGGCTTCAGCGGTCAAGTCCATGATCGAAACACTGAAGCCGGCCTGA
- the secA gene encoding preprotein translocase subunit SecA → MFGILKKIIGTKNEREISRISAIVDKINALEQGISPLSDIQLQAKTVEFRNRISKGATLDELLPEAFAVCREASRRVLKMRHFDVQLLGGIVLHEGAIAEMKTGEGKTLVATLPVYLNGLEGKGVHVVTVNDYLARRDAQWMNPLYNFLGLSTGIIVHGLTDEQRQESYAADITYGTNNEFGFDYLRDNMKYDSAQFVQRPLNYAIVDEVDSILIDEARTPLIISGPSEDSTDKYYRIDKIIPKLQKDLDYTIDEKARTVILTEEGNIKAEKLLGAGNLYDPENIDLVHHILQALKGHNLFKRDVDYVVTDGEVIIVDEFTGRLMPGRRWSDGLHQAVEAKEGVKIENENQTLATITFQNFFRMYNKLSGMTGTALTEAEEFAKIYNLDVTVIPTNRPMVRKDHADMIYKTEKGKFDAVINEIEECNKKGQPVLVGTISIERSELLGSLLKKRGIRHSVLNAKYHDKEAEIIVQAGRSHAVTIATNMAGRGTDIVLGGNPVAVARDLLRDKPDHTEEEWNAAFAEAELRCEEDKKKVLEAGGLFILGTERHEARRIDNQLRGRSGRQGDPGASRFYLSLEDDLMRIFYSDRVSGLMGKLGMDDSMPIENKMVSKAIENAQKRVEAQNFDIRKHLLEYDDVMNKQRTEIYAFRRELLQEADVKERVLDMADENIDEILAIHCPEDKHKEDWDLKGLKDSVYGLLDFTVQEIPDTIDALRDSLSAEARNFYDAKESEIGADMMRYMEKWILLQVVDSQWKDHLLAMDHLKEGIGLRGYAQRDPLVEYKKEAFSMFGELSGRIATDVVMRLFKVRVQRNQEERIKARNEKASLNYNRGESSSSQTVTKGKKVGRNDSCPCGSGKKYKKCCGVNE, encoded by the coding sequence ATGTTTGGAATATTGAAAAAAATCATAGGCACCAAAAATGAGCGTGAAATCAGCAGGATTTCTGCGATCGTGGACAAAATAAATGCCCTTGAACAAGGCATTTCACCGCTTTCAGATATCCAGCTGCAGGCCAAGACCGTAGAGTTCAGAAACCGTATCAGCAAAGGAGCAACCCTTGACGAACTTCTGCCTGAAGCATTTGCTGTCTGCAGAGAGGCTTCGAGGCGTGTGCTCAAAATGCGGCATTTTGATGTTCAGCTCCTCGGCGGAATCGTTCTTCATGAGGGCGCAATTGCCGAGATGAAAACCGGTGAAGGAAAGACTCTCGTGGCCACCCTTCCCGTGTATCTTAACGGCCTCGAAGGAAAAGGCGTCCATGTCGTTACGGTAAACGACTATCTTGCGCGCAGAGATGCGCAATGGATGAACCCCCTTTACAACTTTTTGGGGCTGAGCACCGGCATCATAGTCCACGGACTTACTGATGAGCAGCGCCAGGAATCATACGCTGCAGATATCACCTACGGGACGAATAATGAGTTCGGCTTTGACTATCTCAGAGACAATATGAAGTATGACAGCGCCCAGTTCGTTCAGCGGCCCCTCAATTATGCGATTGTTGACGAGGTGGACAGTATCCTCATTGATGAGGCAAGAACACCGCTGATCATATCAGGGCCTTCAGAAGATTCGACAGACAAGTATTACAGGATAGACAAGATCATTCCGAAGCTCCAGAAGGATCTGGATTATACGATTGATGAAAAAGCCCGGACCGTTATCCTGACTGAGGAAGGCAATATTAAGGCAGAGAAGCTCCTCGGGGCAGGAAATCTCTATGACCCGGAGAATATCGACCTGGTCCATCACATCCTGCAGGCGCTTAAGGGGCACAACCTCTTTAAACGCGATGTTGATTATGTGGTCACGGACGGAGAGGTGATCATTGTTGATGAGTTCACCGGAAGGCTTATGCCGGGCAGACGGTGGTCAGACGGCCTCCATCAGGCAGTCGAAGCCAAAGAAGGGGTAAAGATTGAGAACGAAAATCAGACCCTTGCCACGATCACGTTCCAGAATTTCTTCCGTATGTACAATAAACTTTCCGGCATGACAGGAACCGCATTGACCGAGGCAGAGGAGTTCGCCAAAATTTATAACCTTGATGTGACCGTCATCCCTACCAACAGGCCCATGGTCAGAAAAGATCACGCTGATATGATTTACAAGACCGAAAAAGGCAAATTTGATGCGGTGATCAATGAGATTGAGGAATGCAACAAAAAAGGACAGCCGGTGCTTGTCGGCACAATATCAATCGAAAGGTCAGAACTGTTAGGCAGCCTGCTTAAGAAACGCGGAATCAGGCATTCTGTCCTGAATGCCAAATACCATGACAAGGAAGCGGAAATTATCGTACAGGCAGGCAGAAGCCATGCAGTGACCATTGCCACCAATATGGCAGGCAGAGGAACGGACATCGTCCTTGGCGGCAACCCGGTTGCTGTAGCCCGCGACTTGCTAAGGGATAAACCTGACCATACCGAAGAGGAATGGAACGCTGCGTTTGCCGAGGCCGAGCTGAGATGTGAAGAGGACAAGAAGAAAGTCCTTGAAGCCGGAGGTCTCTTCATCCTCGGCACTGAGCGGCATGAGGCAAGAAGGATAGACAATCAGCTCAGGGGCCGTTCAGGCAGGCAGGGAGATCCGGGCGCGTCCCGCTTTTATCTCTCGCTTGAAGATGATCTTATGAGGATTTTCTATTCTGACCGGGTCTCCGGTCTTATGGGTAAACTCGGCATGGACGACAGCATGCCGATTGAGAACAAGATGGTATCCAAAGCCATTGAGAATGCCCAGAAGCGTGTGGAGGCTCAGAATTTTGACATCAGGAAGCATCTGCTTGAATACGACGATGTCATGAACAAACAGAGGACCGAAATCTACGCATTCAGACGTGAACTCCTTCAGGAGGCCGATGTGAAAGAGCGGGTCCTGGACATGGCTGATGAGAACATCGACGAGATTCTCGCAATTCACTGCCCTGAGGACAAACACAAAGAAGATTGGGACCTCAAGGGTTTAAAGGATTCCGTATACGGGCTTCTCGATTTTACGGTGCAGGAGATTCCTGATACTATTGACGCGCTCAGAGACAGTCTGTCCGCAGAAGCAAGGAACTTCTACGACGCCAAAGAATCTGAAATCGGCGCTGACATGATGCGGTACATGGAAAAGTGGATACTGCTTCAGGTCGTTGATTCCCAGTGGAAGGACCACCTCCTGGCCATGGACCATCTCAAAGAAGGCATAGGGCTGAGAGGATATGCGCAACGGGACCCTCTCGTAGAATACAAGAAAGAGGCCTTTTCCATGTTCGGAGAACTGTCAGGCAGAATTGCGACGGATGTTGTTATGCGGCTCTTTAAAGTCAGGGTCCAGCGAAATCAGGAAGAGCGCATAAAGGCACGCAATGAAAAAGCTTCGTTGAACTACAACCGCGGTGAAAGCAGCAGTTCCCAGACCGTTACCAAAGGGAAAAAAGTCGGACGCAATGATTCCTGCCCCTGCGGCAGCGGCAAGAAATACAAGAAATGCTGCGGCGTAAATGAATAG
- a CDS encoding inositol-3-phosphate synthase, translating into MKEIRIAIAGVGNCASSLVQGIEFYKKNKKSVSASGLMHYNLGGYLPGDITVVAAFDIDRRKVGRPLHEAIFAKPNCTKAFQKMGSKSPAAVSMGNILDGVACHMEQYPDDHRFMPANKKPSDIVKVLKSTGAEILLNYLPVGSEKATAFYAEACLKAGVSFINCIPVFIASQKSWADRFTERGIPVIGDDIKSQVGATIIHRSLTKLFEDRGVTIDHTYQLNVGGNTDFLNMLNAERLAMKKISKTEAVQSQMQSPLSHEHIHIGPSDYIPWLNDNKVCFLRIEGRGFGNIPLHLEMRLSVEDSPNSSGVVIDAIRCCRIARDRKAAGPLISPSAYFMKHPPRQFSDDIAREMVEEFIRSDRSS; encoded by the coding sequence ATGAAAGAAATCCGTATTGCGATAGCAGGCGTAGGTAACTGCGCGAGTTCGCTTGTCCAGGGCATAGAGTTTTACAAAAAAAATAAAAAAAGCGTATCGGCCTCGGGCCTGATGCATTATAATCTCGGCGGGTACCTGCCCGGAGATATTACGGTTGTCGCAGCCTTTGATATCGACAGACGCAAGGTCGGCAGGCCGCTTCATGAAGCAATCTTCGCTAAGCCGAATTGCACGAAAGCTTTTCAGAAAATGGGTTCGAAATCGCCTGCAGCCGTGAGCATGGGCAATATTCTCGACGGTGTTGCGTGCCACATGGAGCAGTATCCTGATGACCATCGTTTCATGCCTGCGAACAAAAAGCCGTCTGATATTGTCAAAGTCCTGAAGTCTACAGGAGCTGAAATCCTGCTGAACTATCTTCCTGTCGGCTCTGAAAAAGCAACCGCATTTTATGCCGAGGCATGTCTGAAGGCTGGCGTCAGTTTTATAAATTGTATCCCGGTATTTATCGCTTCGCAGAAATCATGGGCAGACCGTTTTACAGAAAGAGGTATTCCCGTTATCGGTGATGATATAAAAAGTCAGGTCGGCGCAACCATTATCCATCGCAGTCTTACGAAGCTTTTCGAAGACCGCGGCGTAACGATCGATCATACCTATCAGTTGAACGTCGGCGGCAACACCGACTTTCTCAATATGCTGAATGCCGAGCGCCTTGCCATGAAAAAGATTTCTAAGACCGAGGCGGTCCAGTCCCAGATGCAGTCGCCGCTTTCTCATGAACATATCCACATTGGGCCATCGGATTATATCCCCTGGCTTAATGACAACAAGGTCTGCTTTTTGAGAATTGAGGGAAGGGGGTTTGGAAATATCCCGCTTCATCTTGAAATGAGACTTTCCGTTGAAGACTCCCCAAACAGTTCCGGCGTTGTTATTGATGCAATCCGGTGCTGCCGTATCGCAAGAGACAGAAAGGCGGCCGGTCCGCTTATTTCACCATCTGCGTATTTCATGAAGCATCCTCCCAGGCAGTTCTCTGACGACATTGCACGGGAAATGGTCGAAGAGTTTATCAGGTCAGATCGCAGCAGCTGA
- the mtaB gene encoding tRNA (N(6)-L-threonylcarbamoyladenosine(37)-C(2))-methylthiotransferase MtaB produces the protein MNKKVAVLTLGCRVNQSESSVIEGTLKKHGVSIVRLEDHPDICIVNTCTVTNKSDVSSRYLIRRAAGNGARVIVTGCFSQLQRNSVSALPGVSDVVPIDDKDKIISQVLGYEVAPVYSLHDRARPYLKVQDGCNFRCTYCAVPLARGNSRSLSIEEAVRRASDIVSQGYQEIVLTGIHLGSYGQDLSRKTSLAALIRNILTSTSIFRIRLSSIEINEIDDELIELLGDARVCRHLHLPLQSGSDLTLKRMNRNYSVETYRKKLLRLSDISSEIALGTDIIVGFPAEEHKEFMMTYELIKELPFSYVHTFPYSPRNGTSASKLKPQISGNIIADRADAVKELGRAKKQTFMSTQTDKILDAIAEEADERGYTTCTTSNYLKVVMKNIRLSRGSVVFVRSVAGDSDILTGVMIS, from the coding sequence ATGAACAAGAAGGTCGCTGTTTTGACCTTGGGGTGCAGAGTGAATCAATCTGAGAGTTCTGTAATCGAAGGGACTCTGAAAAAGCATGGTGTTTCAATTGTTCGCCTGGAGGATCACCCTGATATCTGCATCGTTAATACCTGCACGGTAACAAATAAAAGCGACGTCAGTTCCCGTTACCTTATTCGCAGAGCTGCAGGAAATGGCGCCCGGGTCATAGTGACGGGATGTTTCTCACAGTTGCAGCGTAATTCGGTTTCTGCCCTTCCGGGTGTTAGCGACGTCGTGCCGATCGATGACAAGGACAAGATCATATCTCAGGTGCTTGGCTATGAGGTTGCCCCGGTCTATAGTCTGCATGATCGGGCTCGACCCTACCTCAAGGTGCAGGACGGATGCAACTTCCGCTGTACCTATTGCGCTGTGCCACTTGCCCGGGGGAATTCCAGAAGCTTGTCGATAGAGGAGGCGGTGAGGAGGGCATCAGATATCGTTTCGCAGGGATATCAGGAAATTGTCCTGACCGGAATCCATCTCGGAAGTTATGGGCAGGACCTCTCCCGGAAGACCAGTCTTGCCGCGCTAATCAGGAATATTCTCACGTCAACCTCAATTTTCAGAATCAGGCTCAGCTCAATCGAAATCAACGAAATTGATGATGAGCTGATTGAGCTATTGGGTGATGCGAGAGTCTGTCGACATCTTCATCTGCCGCTTCAGAGTGGCAGCGACCTGACCCTCAAGCGCATGAACAGGAATTATTCGGTCGAAACGTATCGAAAGAAACTCCTGCGCCTGTCGGACATATCTTCAGAGATTGCGCTGGGCACAGACATTATCGTCGGCTTTCCTGCTGAAGAGCATAAGGAATTCATGATGACCTATGAATTGATAAAAGAGCTTCCATTTTCCTATGTTCATACCTTCCCATATTCTCCGAGGAACGGCACATCTGCGTCAAAATTAAAGCCACAAATATCAGGTAATATAATCGCTGATCGCGCTGATGCGGTGAAAGAGCTTGGCAGAGCCAAAAAACAGACCTTCATGTCTACGCAGACAGATAAAATCCTTGATGCTATTGCAGAAGAGGCAGATGAGCGAGGTTACACGACCTGCACAACCAGTAATTACCTTAAGGTAGTGATGAAGAACATCAGACTCAGCAGGGGAAGCGTGGTATTTGTTAGGTCTGTGGCTGGCGACAGCGATATATTGACTGGAGTTATGATTAGTTAG
- the miaB gene encoding tRNA (N6-isopentenyl adenosine(37)-C2)-methylthiotransferase MiaB translates to MVEFKMEKFVYIYTYGCQMNVHDTEKMLGTLALEGYSTTAVPEKADLIIFNTCAIREKAEHKFYSQLGRIKHLKKSNPLLKIAVAGCVAQDSRQKVMKRAPYVDFVIGPQNLHVVRNLHNAEQNLYIDDNPDIANQEYEMNRDSATRAWVSIMYGCNNYCSYCIVPYTRGREVSRPSSGILAEIRVLKERGYKEVTLLGQNVNSYHSDLDFVGLLREIDKTGIERVRFVTSHPRDLSSELVDALVELPSLCNNIHLPLQSGSDGILQAMNRKYSYAQYREKIELIRRKVSSVTISTDIIIGFPGESENDFEQTVRAVTEIEYDGMFAFKFSRRKGTRAYDLPGQVSDSVKAERLNRLLTVQEDIALKRNRALEGSVQEILVEGLSATDLSMLMGRTRSNKIVTVENNGASEGTVYTVFIEKARHHSLHGKILS, encoded by the coding sequence ATGGTAGAATTTAAGATGGAAAAATTCGTCTATATTTATACGTATGGATGTCAGATGAACGTGCATGACACGGAGAAGATGCTTGGCACCCTTGCACTGGAAGGATACAGTACTACTGCAGTGCCGGAAAAAGCAGACTTAATTATTTTCAATACCTGTGCAATCCGTGAAAAGGCAGAGCACAAATTTTACAGCCAGCTCGGCAGGATAAAGCATCTTAAGAAAAGCAATCCGCTGCTGAAAATTGCAGTTGCCGGCTGTGTTGCCCAGGATTCACGGCAAAAGGTCATGAAAAGGGCTCCTTATGTTGATTTTGTGATTGGCCCCCAGAACCTGCATGTTGTCAGAAATCTCCATAATGCAGAGCAGAATCTCTACATTGACGATAATCCGGATATTGCGAATCAGGAATATGAGATGAACCGGGACAGCGCTACGAGGGCGTGGGTTTCCATTATGTATGGCTGCAATAATTATTGCAGTTACTGCATCGTCCCTTACACGCGGGGAAGAGAGGTATCTCGCCCGAGTTCAGGTATTCTCGCTGAAATCAGGGTATTGAAGGAGAGGGGATACAAGGAGGTTACGCTGCTTGGCCAGAACGTTAACTCATACCACAGTGATCTGGACTTTGTCGGGCTGCTTCGTGAGATAGACAAAACTGGTATTGAGCGGGTGCGTTTTGTGACATCGCATCCGAGAGATCTTTCTTCTGAGCTGGTGGATGCCCTGGTCGAACTGCCAAGTCTTTGTAATAATATTCATCTTCCTCTGCAGTCCGGATCGGATGGCATCCTTCAGGCTATGAACAGAAAATATTCTTATGCGCAATATCGTGAAAAGATCGAGTTGATACGCAGAAAGGTTTCTTCTGTCACCATATCTACGGATATCATTATCGGGTTCCCCGGTGAGAGCGAAAATGACTTCGAGCAGACCGTGAGGGCTGTAACAGAAATAGAATATGACGGCATGTTCGCATTTAAGTTTTCCAGGAGAAAGGGCACCAGGGCATATGACCTGCCTGGCCAGGTTTCCGATAGTGTCAAGGCTGAGAGGCTTAACAGGCTGCTTACTGTCCAGGAGGATATTGCACTCAAAAGAAACAGGGCCCTTGAGGGATCTGTTCAGGAAATACTGGTTGAGGGGCTTTCAGCGACCGATTTGTCAATGCTTATGGGAAGGACCAGGTCCAATAAAATTGTTACGGTTGAAAACAACGGGGCGTCAGAAGGAACCGTCTATACCGTATTCATAGAAAAAGCCAGACACCACTCCCTGCACGGGAAAATACTTTCATAG
- a CDS encoding CDP-alcohol phosphatidyltransferase family protein yields the protein MLSNILGHALDKPLKAFALRIPLSPNSITIMGFCLTVASSFLLAHSLTWGALCLLPAGLCDMFDGIVARSKGESSVFGAFLDSVLDRYSDSAILLAIAWNLGSAGQMTGVCLAITALVGSLIISYARARAEALGVSCSHGLMERTERLILLFAGAVSGYMVPVLWLLAALTHFTVLQRILYTRKQLRGTN from the coding sequence ATGCTGAGCAACATATTAGGTCATGCCCTGGACAAACCCCTTAAAGCTTTTGCCTTAAGAATTCCCCTCAGTCCCAATTCAATAACAATCATGGGCTTCTGCCTTACCGTGGCATCCAGCTTTTTGCTTGCCCATAGCCTGACATGGGGCGCGTTATGTCTGTTGCCTGCCGGATTGTGTGATATGTTCGACGGTATCGTTGCCAGAAGCAAGGGGGAAAGTTCTGTGTTTGGGGCATTCCTTGATTCAGTGCTCGACCGGTATTCAGACTCTGCCATTCTTCTTGCTATCGCGTGGAACCTTGGAAGCGCTGGGCAGATGACAGGGGTCTGCCTTGCAATCACCGCTCTTGTTGGCTCCCTTATCATCAGCTATGCCAGGGCTCGGGCAGAGGCACTCGGTGTGTCTTGCAGCCACGGGCTGATGGAAAGAACGGAACGGTTAATTTTACTTTTCGCAGGTGCTGTCAGCGGCTATATGGTTCCGGTGTTGTGGTTACTCGCCGCACTGACCCATTTTACCGTTTTACAGCGAATTCTCTACACAAGGAAACAGCTCAGAGGGACGAATTAG
- a CDS encoding GTPase domain-containing protein, translating to MALFNYATKEITLKIVYYGPGLSGKTTNLQHLHAVLNPETKGKLLSLSTESDRTLFFDFLPIELGKIRDFSIRFQLYTVPGQVRYNATRKVVLKGADAVVFVADSQKEMKDQNIESFDNMMENLVSNNIDPDTIPIILQYNKRDLKNLLSIEELNQDLNKNNAHEVLEATAINGGGVEEAFKRITKLVLKDISRKHKIEIQPVESKKEAPVSPKPEPEAVPEQKKQEVRPEPQKIELKADSSSIEPVFEVDTFEIELEDELEIFPDHETAAIEVLPEAEPLEPAYEPELMSGSAHASIGEPKEDIAALKPVVEEPAAAAAADSWPERLQEKPEEEEEEVLISGDESPKIDLQPFPVEKIENLADELARVTGTLSRISDAIAMLQKTVSGLNEEVGVMKKDIALFREKPADEPGIKEMAELKELRRAQKEILDLIRYVSDTVGSMKEKKSWFRL from the coding sequence ATGGCACTGTTTAACTATGCAACCAAGGAAATCACCCTCAAAATTGTCTATTATGGTCCTGGATTAAGCGGCAAAACAACAAATCTTCAGCACCTTCATGCAGTCCTTAACCCAGAGACAAAGGGTAAGCTGCTGTCCCTTTCAACAGAGTCAGACCGCACCCTCTTTTTCGATTTTCTTCCGATAGAACTTGGCAAAATCCGGGATTTTTCTATTCGTTTCCAGCTCTATACGGTCCCGGGACAGGTCAGATACAATGCTACCCGTAAAGTTGTTCTGAAAGGAGCAGATGCGGTCGTTTTTGTTGCCGACTCCCAGAAGGAGATGAAGGACCAAAATATCGAAAGTTTCGATAATATGATGGAAAATCTCGTATCGAACAATATTGATCCTGATACAATTCCAATTATTCTGCAATACAACAAGAGAGATCTCAAGAATTTACTTTCGATAGAGGAACTCAATCAGGATCTGAATAAGAACAATGCACATGAAGTCCTTGAGGCCACTGCCATAAACGGCGGAGGAGTAGAAGAAGCTTTCAAGAGGATTACGAAACTCGTACTTAAGGATATTTCAAGAAAACATAAAATTGAGATACAGCCTGTTGAATCAAAAAAAGAGGCACCCGTATCGCCAAAACCGGAGCCTGAAGCCGTGCCTGAACAAAAGAAACAGGAAGTTCGGCCGGAGCCGCAAAAAATCGAATTAAAGGCAGATTCCTCATCAATCGAGCCGGTATTCGAGGTCGATACCTTTGAAATTGAATTAGAAGATGAACTGGAGATTTTTCCTGATCACGAAACCGCGGCAATCGAGGTATTACCGGAGGCTGAACCACTCGAACCTGCATATGAACCTGAACTCATGAGCGGCTCGGCGCATGCCTCTATCGGCGAACCCAAAGAAGATATCGCAGCTCTGAAGCCTGTTGTTGAAGAGCCTGCTGCTGCCGCAGCAGCCGATTCATGGCCCGAGCGCCTCCAGGAAAAACCTGAAGAAGAAGAAGAAGAAGTGCTGATATCCGGAGATGAGAGCCCCAAAATTGACCTGCAGCCCTTCCCTGTCGAAAAGATAGAAAATCTTGCTGATGAGTTGGCAAGGGTCACTGGGACGCTCAGCAGGATTTCGGATGCCATAGCCATGCTGCAGAAGACCGTATCGGGCCTTAATGAAGAAGTTGGAGTAATGAAAAAGGATATTGCACTTTTCAGGGAAAAGCCGGCCGATGAACCCGGGATAAAAGAGATGGCAGAACTTAAGGAACTGAGGCGCGCACAGAAAGAGATTTTAGATTTAATCAGATATGTTTCAGACACTGTTGGCTCAATGAAAGAAAAGAAGAGCTGGTTCAGGCTGTAA